The Corvus cornix cornix isolate S_Up_H32 chromosome 26, ASM73873v5, whole genome shotgun sequence genome includes a region encoding these proteins:
- the FAM72A gene encoding protein FAM72A: MSSSGCTFEDRCVSVLCCRFCRQVLSSRGMQAVLLADTDTDLYSTDIPPSGTVDFIGSCYFTEICKCKLKNIACLKCGNVVGYHVICPCKPCLLSCNNGHFWMFHSQAVFGINRLDPSGVDVLLWGNLPDLEESTEEDTSCTSEEEYIR, from the exons ATGTCCTCCAGCGGCTGCACCTTCGAGGACCGGTGCGTGAGCGTGCTGTGCTGCCGGTTCTGCCGGCAGGTGCTGAGCTCGCGGGGCATGCAGGCGGTGCTGCTGGCGGACACCGACACCGACCTCTACTCCACCGACATCCCGCCCTCGGG AACTGTTGATTTCATCGGAAGCTGCTACTTCACTGAAATCTGCAAATGCAAGCTGAAGAACATCGCCTGTCTGAAGTG TGGGAACGTTGTTGGCTACCACGTGATTTGTCCCTGCAAGCCCTGCCTGCTGTCCTGCAACAACGGCCACTTCTGGATGTTCCACAGCCAGGCAGTGTTTGGCATCAACAGGCTCGACCCTTCTG GTGTGGATGTATTGCTCTGGGGCAACTTGCCAGATCTGgaggaaagcacagaagaaGACACGTCCTGCACCTCTGAGGAGGAGTACATCAGATAA